The region AGTGGGTTTCATAACATTCCATGTTGATTCTTTGGAGTATGATAGGATATTAAATCAAACTTGAAATTAGATTAAATTGTTAATCACtagccttaaaaaaagaaacatttttgctACTTTTTGTTACTGAAACATTGATTATACTTTGAGCAAAATTTGACAATAACTTGTTTTGAAAAGTATGATTTTGATAGAAAATgcttcatttttacaaaaacgATATGTATTTTGTTGGTTTAGATTGtcctttttcattgtttttgacCTATTTTGACAAAACACAATTgctttaaaatttcattttgcGAATGAAATCATTGTCCAATCGGACGTGACAAAAGCGAGCGTGGGGATTGGTCGGAAGCGAGACAAGCGCGGTTGCCGCACGCGCACACGGGACCTTGGTTTTTGTGCAAGTGCGGCGCCACTGTGCTCTTACGACCAATCTTTTTTCGGCGACGGGACCAAACTCACCGTTTTAGGTAAGAAAAGCGCCCACTCACCACACTTTTTGCAGGTTGGTGTGTgggttttgtgctttttttgaggGCTTTCCCGTGGTTTTACGGCAAATATTTGTCATTGTCATACTTTGCATGGTCTTTATTTTAAGCCTtaatatacatggtcatttaaaaaaaaatacaaaaatacttaCTGTGCATCGCCTTTTTAAGCCTttctatacatggtcatttaaaaaagaaaagaaaactttttttttttccaaccaatcCCGGTCCACCTAAGCTAACGAGGCTTGGCGACTCCCCACAGAACCCAACGTGTCCATCACGCCGCCCACGGTGACGTTTTTCCCGCCTTCGGAATACGAATGCGCCAGGGGCGGCGACCCCGACGACGTCAGGACGCTGGTTTGCGCCGCCACCGACTTCTACCCAGACCACGTGGCCGTGGCCTGGCTGGTGGACGGGCAGAAGCGGGAGGGGGGCGTGGCCACGGACCGCCGGGCCCTGCGGCGAGGGGACCGCTACCTCCTCACCAGCAGGCTGGCGGTCCCGGCGCGACAATGGCTACTCGGGGGAAGCAACTTCACCTGCGTCTTCACCTTTTTCAACGGGACGGCCTACGTGGACGTGGGGAAGTCGCTACGCGGGAGAGAAGGTGACCGGGACTCGCTAACGGGACGGTCCAATCGTCTTCATCGGTTaacgcaagggtgtcagactcggggcGGTTGCCGGGCGGCATTAACGTCaattccatttcatgtgggcgggaccattttagatagaatatttcgattttttttttttaaatatataaatggattcaaagtcctgaatattcttttttttatagatctaaatttTAGATATTTGGAACataatcaaaaattgtcattttttaatcatttttttctgtttttagttcaaaaatgattcagtaaaatctaaaaatatataaaaaatattttctgttttccattttaatttggaaCATTATGATTAAAAGAGATCAGATGTTAAAAATgctcaaatcaacattgttttagattctaaaacaatgttttttgagcaattttttaagGAAAGGAAAATCTCTTTGAATCATTATGTTtcaaattaaagtggaaaacagaaaatatctgtatatatttttagattttacaaaatcatttttgaactaaaaacagaaaaaaatgattaaaaaaatgataatttaggatttttttagggagaaaataaggaaatgaaatatacatctatactcttcattagaatttgatcctaaaatagaaaaggattgactttctcgggccgcacaaaatgatgcgcgggccagatttggcccccgggccgccactctGACACCTGTGGGTTAAcgtgttttgattttttattttttttaggcacGGCTGAAGAACGACTCGACCGAAGTGATTTTCTACTTTGTTTACGTACGTTTACGGAACTGCCGCACGGTTCTCAAGGCTGTTTTGGTGTTTAGAGAACTTCCTGAAGTTGATGCAGACGGCCAAACTGTCCTACAGCGTCCTCATCGTCAAGAGTTGCGTCTACGCCGGGTTCGTGACCTTCCTGCTGTGGCGCCGCCGGGTCAGTCCACGTCGCCTTGATTCACTAATTAAGACTTAATTGTAGGACGTTAGCATTTTAACTTGTGTGGCGTTTTCGGTATTGTTTCAAAAGTTTCGGTCTTTTTCGGACGGGTCAGAAAGGCGGAGTCGAGTTTTCGGTCGAGACTACACTGTAAATAGTGGATATATTTCCATATTTGTGGTTAAGTTTATGGTCAAATAATTCCGGCCGTTGTTGTTAGAAACAAACAAATGCGTGCGTGTCTAGTATTAGCTTAGCGCTTTAGTATATCTATggtttattgtattgttttttctcATCTGGGTCATCAAACGTGCTGACTGCCGAGCTAACAGAGGGCGCTAAAGagtacaataatttaaaaaaaatattttgttttgttgttcattttaaaGTGAATGTTTTGGTCTTTTTGTACTATTACTGACGTTTTTTTCTGGATATTTACTGCAGGTGTCTGGAAAAACCCGCTGAAGGAGGAGCCTTTTAtggtctgtttttattttttttttttatttaccttgttttcttaaatttgtaattgttcaaaCAAAGAGCGATAAAAAATTTGCTTCTTCCTGCTTATTAAATCAATATTAAATCAAACACGGCGTCACTATTGACATCAAGTGTGCTCATAGTTAGCAAAACGTTCCGCCTGGCTCGCCGCAAGCTTCACGAGGCACCTGCGACCCGCACGCCAAGCGGAAACCACACCGCCAGCAGGAAATGACACGTTTACAGTAAACGCTCGAAAAACATTGAAACAATTTCCACGACGGAAATCACCCCTTCACCCTTTTTactcctttttaaaatacacattggcGCCCTTATATTTCTAGAAAAGTCGCAAAGTGGCAAAATTCCtttgcttttattgtgaaagtaaaaaaataaaagagtatAATTTCCACCTTCAAGTGACTCCCAAAGCCCCAAAATGGAGTCACGGTGCTAACCTGTGTCCATTCCGTGCTTGGCGGGCGCAGCTGGCGCAGCAGAAGTCGGCGTAGTATGCGTTGCTGCACAGGCTGGCGTAGACCACCAGCTCGCAGTTGGCCAACTCGGGTTGGTCCGAGCAAGGCGTCCTCGATGATGGCGATGTGATTGGACCGCCACCTAAAACGAAATGTGTCAAAAATTTATTTGCCACTTTAATATGACTATTTTTTCACATCATAACATGGTTGTTGAAACCACAGGGTTTTTGGCTGTGCCAttcgttcaattttttttaattgagggtcttggggggtgctggagcatacccCGTCAACTACAGAGGACACCCAAAATGGGTGTCCACCCAATCACATTCATTTCAAGGAGAATTTAGTaaacagttagcctagcatgcaaacaattagcctagcatgtatgttgttgggatgtgggagaaaaccaaaaTACCCGGGGATAACCCACATAGGCAAGCCCGAGtagaacatgcacactccacacagtgagggaGGTTCGCATGTTAGAACCCGGGTTGTGACGTTGCAGCCAGAATGACGCCATGTTTGAGACGTAATGCTAAACATAACACTAGAGAACCTATAGCGAGTATGCTAGTAGAAAACAATAGAGTTCATTTAAGGTGCGACGTtctgttcaaattgaagtttttgGTGGGTTGGACCAAAAAGAAAGCTGGAATGTTAAAGGTTTTGTCGTTGATTAgctttttatggattttttggtCGGGAATGTGGTGTACCGTCAATGCTAAGGCCTCgtgctagtttttttttgtggcgtaTTGTCAATGTCACACTCGTAAAAACTCCGCTAAAGTACAGAAATTGAGCCAAGGTGGTGTAGCGGACTTCGGTTCTGGTTCCCCTACCTCCTCGGACGACGTTGGAGACCCGCACGTCCGCCGAAGCGCTGGCCGAGTAGACGCCGGCGTAGGCGTTGCATGTGTACGTGCCCTCGTCGGACCGCTGGACGCCATTGAGGATCAGGCTGCGGTCGGGCGACACCTGGATTTTGCGACCGTCCGAACGTACCGGGACGCCGTTCCTGTACGTGTGTTGAACGAATAAAAGCTACCATTGTTATACCACGTAGATATAGGGACGGGCactcaaaataaacaaacatatcTATAAACTTATTCATGGGAGATACACTTGCTTCAGCGATGACAGTGTCATTTTCcctcgcttttttttttgcattttcgcCTCTTCTTTGCGGGTAGGCTGCGCACTACCGAAGGAGAGAGCCTGCCCTCTAGTGGCGGGAGAAATACTCTCAACGTTTGTATTCATGCTCCTACACTAGTATTATAAACTTTTCATATAGTATATTCGGCAGCTCACGAAAATTGGAGAGgtattattatatatgtataaatatatatttacatttgaatattaataaatattaatacattttcgTGATCTGACAAAGACACTAGTATATCAAAAGTTTAAAAAGCAAACGTGCACTTGAGTTGGGGGCACCTGGACCAGCCAACGCCGACGTTATCCCCCGACGCCACGCAGGGCAGCACGGCCACGCCGCCTTCGGGGACCTCCACGTCGTGGGGGGCGACGGTGATGCGCAGAGCGGCTTATGGCCACAAAACAAAGACGGCAATGAAAATCTGCTGTATTTTTGAGTACTTTTCCCAATTAATCACCTTGGACTCGAATCTGTACGATTCTCTGCTCCAGGTGATGCAGCGTGGAGGCAGAGCAAGTGTACACGCCGGCGTCCTCGGCCCGGAGCGTCTCTATGGACAGCGTCCCGTCCGAGCCCTGGACAAACCTTGACATTTACAACACAAATTTATATCAAGACGCATATTGCTATCGTTTCAAGCCAATCTGAATTTGCTAACGCACCTGGGGTCGGCGATGGGCCTTCCGTCCCGCGTCCAGCGGACGCTGACGTACGGCAGGGCCGTGGCGGGCAGGACGGCGCACGGGAGACGGGCCTCTTGCCCCACCCGCGTCTCCAGCAAAGAAGGAGCCGAGTGGTCCAGGCTGAATCTGAAAAGGAGTGCAACAAACATGTCGTGTCACTACTTGCtgtacttcaaaataaaagaacagacttaaaaaaaaaaaaaaaatctccagtgcgccttatatatggatcaatattggttcatCATTATAGGAAATTTCTATGGTACAGCTACATCTATTGCTACTGCTAtcaaaactactactaccactactgctaccatcaaaactactactagtactaccgtGTGGGTAAAGAGGTCAAGAGGTCAAGCGCTAATGCTACCCACCCACGGGAGGGTTCCTCAGTGGACGGCGGGGAGCTGGGCCCCAGCCGGGAGGGTCCCTCTAAACAAACCATATAAGATTAGGACACATCAATGAGACGGGTTGGCGTAGACgccaccccccctccccccgagGCCTCACCTGAGACGGTCAGATAAACGTAGCGGTGGTCTCGCTCCTGTCCCCTGGTGGCCAGGCACAAGAACCAGCCGGCGTCCGACTTGGCGACGGGACCCAGCAGCAGCGAACCGTTGGGCTGCTCCCGATATCTAAAGGCCGACCCATTTTTGGCAAACATCAAAGACACGCAAGACACTGTCAATCATCAAagatgaaaacacaaaaatgcttCAAAGAACCTCGTGGTGAGGATCGGAGAATGAAAAGGCGGACCTCGGTCATTCTAACCTTCTTGGCGTGAGCTTGGCGCCGTCCTTCCTCCACTCCACCACGACAGCCGGCGCGCCCGATGACTCGGCAAGCGGCGGCGGATTGACTCTGCAGGGCAGGACCACCGTCTGTCCCACCAGGGCCTCCACGGAGGACGGGTCCGAGGGCTCGATCTTCAACTGGGCTGCCAAGGTCAAACTGGAGCGAGCCGGTGAAAGCGGGCGTAAAGTGCGCCGTGACACCAAACGGGGTGACGTGTAGACACCAGAcgacaaaaacccacacaaagatACAGCGCTACCGTGACTCGGGAATTCCGCCCACCCGGCCGGGTAGGTAGAAGTGGAGGTAGCGCTGTATTTCTCACCCAAGTTTTTTAGTGACGAGACAAAGACGGGCGGGTGAGGAGCATCACATCACATTTTTATTAGTTTGATGGTGACAACACACAGTGagatgacacacacacaaacaaacacacacatgtggTGAGCTCTTGTCAGGTGGATTAGGGGAACACAAATAAGGAGGGGCGGGGGAAGGGGCGGAGTCCACTCTGGGTTTTAttcgggggtggggggggtgttGGTTAGAGGGAGACGGGAATGGTGGGCTGCAGTGGTGCCCCCCTCCGCCAAAAGATTCTTACCTGGCTGCGTGGAAGACGTGCTTTTTCACCGAGACAAAGTAAGGTTTCCGGGCCTTCAGGAGGACCCGGGCCTTGTGGGCCTTCTGGGCCACGCTGGTGGCTAGCTGAGCGCCGTTGCCCTTTCCGTTGCCGTTGGTGCGGCCGTTGCCGTTGGTGCGGCCGTTGCCGTTTGACTCTTCGCCATTGCCGTTTCCGTTGGAGTGTCCGTTCCCGTTTGAGCGCTGAGCATAGCTGTTGCCGTTGGCGCGGATTTTTCCGTTGCCGTTGCCATTTCCGTTGCCGTTGGGGCGGACTTTGCCGTTAGACTGTCCGTTTATATTAGAGCGCTGGGCATAGCCGTTGGAGAGACCGTTGCCGTTACTTTTGTCGTCCTCACCGTTCCCATTTCCGTTAGTGTGGCCATTGCCGTTTCCGTTGGAGCGCTGGGCATAGCTGTTGCCATCGCCGTTGTGGTCCTCACCATTTCCATTACTGTTGGCATAGCCGTTACCATTGGAGTAACCGTTGCCATTTCCGTTGGAGTAACCGTTGCCATTTTGGTAGTCTTGGCCGTGACCGTTGCCATTTTCATTGACGTCGGCGTGGCCGTTACCATTGCCATTCGAGTAACCGTTGCCATTTCCATTTCCGTTGGTACGCCCGTTACTGTTTCCATTTGAGTAACCGTTACCATTGGTGCGGCCATTTCCATTAGAGCGCTTATTACCGTTAGCAATGCCATGTGAGTAACCGTTGCCATTTCCATTGGGGCGGCCATTTCGGTTACCATTTCCAGTAGGACGGCCATTACCGTTTCCATTTCCGGTAGGACGGCCATTACCGTTTCCATTTCCATTGGGGCGGCCATTACCGTTGGATTGGCCGTTAGCGTTTCCATTAGAGCGCTGTCCGTTTCCATTGTAGCCATTTCCGTTTCCATGTCCGTTTCCATTTCTGTTGTATTCGACGGTGGGGTGACAGACACTCTCACACTCCTCCCGTGTGTCAAAGTTATTGCTGTTGCCGGCGCAGCCGCCGAACCAGAACTCGGTACAGCGGGAGCTCAGAAGATCGAAGAAGAAGCGAGGCGTCCACCCGGAGCAAGAACCGGCAGCCTTGGGCAGCGAGCAGACGGAGCGTTCGTCTGGAGGGGAAACAAATTCAAAGGCACAATTTCAGTCAGCGCCACCCGCGACGGACATCCGACCGTGGCCGTGGAACGTCGACAAACTAACGAGGTGCGGGTGGGTCGCGGCAACCCTCTCCGTTGGGTCCGGCGGCGGGAGTCGTGCGATCGTAGCAGCACCCGTAGGTGGTGGTGCGGCATTCCATGGCGTTCTCCGAGGGGACGTGGGAAATCAGCTAAACACGCACAAATCAATCATTAATACTtcttttcatcatattttgcaatattatacttattatccgttattttatgttgaattccctttattaagcgattaaaaactacgaaatgtactacaaagtgaatggctttcggccctggtagaacggGCTAATGtcgccatctggcggacaaataAGAGTATTACATCTAAACGGCCGCAGAGGGAGGtattgcatacatttaaaaataatttctttatATAACTGCACGTCACATTTAATAATATtgctatctttaaaaaaaaaaggtaaatatgcTGGACTTACTGCCCTTCCCAGGTTTTCTTCACAATGCTGCATGTTGCAGTACTGTTGCTCTGTGGGTTTGTGCGTGTACTGGGCGCAGTGGGCGTCCTGGACCAGTTGACCTCCGTTCTGGTCGTTGTAGATGCAGTCGACGCCACGGTACTGGTAGCCACTCCCGCAGGCGGCGGAGCATTCGTTCCATTCGCCCGTTCTCCAGCTGTGCAAAATAGAATAATGTCTATTGTTTAGGTCTCGAGTGACAAGTGGCGAAAATTCCTGGCTGTTTTGAGGTCGCATTTTCTAGACAATATAGATTTCCATAGTGGTAAGTTTCATTtcgaaaagaaaacaacaacgcggtgaatgagtggttaacatgtcggcctcgcagttctggggtcgagggttcgaattCCAAGTTGATCCTCACTGTATGCAAATTACATTTGCTCTCTGGACTCGTGTgggttttcaaaaataaaacatcaacacagtggatgagtggttaacacaCCGgcttcgcagttctggggtcaagggttcgaatCCCAAGTCGATCCTCACTGTGAGTAGTTAACATATTtttcctgggcttgcgtgggttttcttcacgttcctcccacatcccaaaacatgcatgctaggctaattgtatgctaaatttgtCCGTCTCGCAGTTATGATCCCAAATCTTGAGCAATTGGCCGTTTATGTCTTTGTGACCCATGATTGGCTCGCCGCCGATTCACGGCGGCCCCCACCCGATGCCCGTCGTTAGCTgggatggactccagcacccccaggtgAAAGAATTAGAGGTTTGACTCACGCATAGGTGGCGGGGCAAGCCTGATGGTTACAGGTTCTGTTGCTCTCGGGTCGAGCGTGGTACGGGCACAGGTAGTCCGGGACGGCCTCGTTGTCCAAGGAGCAGTAGGCGGCTCTAGACTGGTATCCTGACGGGAATAAAACccgcagacattttttttcaaccaccGCCATAGAGGCTGAGTTAGCTTGGAGGGTCCGGATTTCCTACCCGATCCGCACTCCTTGCTGCAGGCGGACCAAGATCCGAAACTCCAGGTGTATCCCTGGGCGGACTGCCCCGTGGGAAGGTAGTACTCGTACTCTACGCCCTGGTTGGGTTCCTGGCTGATCAGCTGCGAAAACCAGGTTCCGGTTGTTGACTATCAGTTAGCATCTTAGCGGATCGGGTAGAACGGGTGGAAGGACTCA is a window of Stigmatopora nigra isolate UIUO_SnigA chromosome 13, RoL_Snig_1.1, whole genome shotgun sequence DNA encoding:
- the LOC144206043 gene encoding uncharacterized protein LOC144206043, coding for MSSCLAPVDLKPEDMAFVPWWLSALTLPLLVVGGIVEQSPADIIGPVGQSAQMKCFVNKLGYRYILWYRLDGGGGEVENLGYMYYGGKFKSEGHLALNCTMKLVMTCILSIPNLRPNNSGDYYCVATSHRAAFREIAQSQTISKTHQETPPPRRFPSSQRISPRTWTTPPPHSEFRDKRGCRTRTRDLGFCASAAPLCSYDQSFFGDGTKLTVLEPNVSITPPTVTFFPPSEYECARGGDPDDVRTLVCAATDFYPDHVAVAWLVDGQKREGGVATDRRALRRGDRYLLTSRLAVPARQWLLGGSNFTCVFTFFNGTAYVDVGKSLRGREGTAEERLDRKNFLKLMQTAKLSYSVLIVKSCVYAGFVTFLLWRRRVSGKTR
- the paplna gene encoding papilin, with translation MILHVMLLQLLLAPALLVSAEDYWEGWSAYGACSRTCGGGVMIRSRRCVTHRNDGGHNCVGPDKSYLACNTQECPAGSKDYREEQCSQYDGSDFKGSRYTWVPYYGAENPCELNCVPHGETYYYRHNAAVEDGTPCHPGRPDICVEGVCRRMGCDNRLDSNLQEDPCLRCGGNGESCSLVKNTFTTQRLAHGYHQMFTIPAGATSISIRETRPSRNYLAIKNLQGHYYLNGHWSLEFSQATHIAGTKLYYQRGVEGDNIPESIIGRGPTTEPLVVELISQEPNQGVEYEYYLPTGQSAQGYTWSFGSWSACSKECGSGYQSRAAYCSLDNEAVPDYLCPYHARPESNRTCNHQACPATYAWRTGEWNECSAACGSGYQYRGVDCIYNDQNGGQLVQDAHCAQYTHKPTEQQYCNMQHCEENLGRALISHVPSENAMECRTTTYGCCYDRTTPAAGPNGEGCRDPPAPHERSVCSLPKAAGSCSGWTPRFFFDLLSSRCTEFWFGGCAGNSNNFDTREECESVCHPTVEYNRNGNGHGNGNGYNGNGQRSNGNANGQSNGNGRPNGNGNGNGRPTGNGNGNGRPTGNGNRNGRPNGNGNGYSHGIANGNKRSNGNGRTNGNGYSNGNSNGRTNGNGNGNGYSNGNGNGHADVNENGNGHGQDYQNGNGYSNGNGNGYSNGNGYANSNGNGEDHNGDGNSYAQRSNGNGNGHTNGNGNGEDDKSNGNGLSNGYAQRSNINGQSNGKVRPNGNGNGNGNGKIRANGNSYAQRSNGNGHSNGNGNGEESNGNGRTNGNGRTNGNGKGNGAQLATSVAQKAHKARVLLKARKPYFVSVKKHVFHAASLTLAAQLKIEPSDPSSVEALVGQTVVLPCRVNPPPLAESSGAPAVVVEWRKDGAKLTPRRYREQPNGSLLLGPVAKSDAGWFLCLATRGQERDHRYVYLTVSEGPSRLGPSSPPSTEEPSRGFSLDHSAPSLLETRVGQEARLPCAVLPATALPYVSVRWTRDGRPIADPRFVQGSDGTLSIETLRAEDAGVYTCSASTLHHLEQRIVQIRVQAALRITVAPHDVEVPEGGVAVLPCVASGDNVGVGWSRNGVPVRSDGRKIQVSPDRSLILNGVQRSDEGTYTCNAYAGVYSASASADVRVSNVVRGGGGPITSPSSRTPCSDQPELANCELVVYASLCSNAYYADFCCASCARQARNGHRHDTQMMTKESVATWLAQRHWDLNPGPQRWQTDDLATGPPPYERRHWDSNPRPKRWETDDLATGLPPCTRN